CGTTTCCCGCCATCAGCACGGGCGTATATGGCTACCCCAGGAAAGAGGCCGCGGCCATCGCGGTGGCCGCGGTCCGGCAGGCCATGCAGGAAAGCGAGGGATCGTCGCTGCGCCGCGTGGTGTTCTGTTGCTACGACGACGAGGATGCGAGGTTGTACCGGCAGTTGCTGTCCGGCATGCGCCAGCCCTAGTCCGCCAGCACCAGCCGCAGGCCCAGGTTGGCGGGCGGCAGGCCCACCGAACAGGCTCCGCTCTTGGGGTCGCGGATGAAGTCCGGCAGATAGGCGATATGCCGGCCGGCGGCCACGCGGATGCCGCAGTTGCCCGCCTCCTGTCCGGCCTCGCCGGGCGCCGCGTCCAGCACGCGGCGCGTGTGGCAGTCGCTGGTCCAGTCCCACACGCTGCCGGCCATGTCCTGCAATCCGGCCGGATTGGCGCCGTGGCCGCCGAAGGGGCGCAGCTCGACGGACTCACCCGCCTGCGCGCGCCGCGCCTGCTGGTCGTATTCGGCCAGCCAGCGCTGCGCCGGATCGCCGTCGTCGGCTGACGGGGCGAGCGCATCATCGATGAACGCCGGGCCGGCCGCGTAGACCCATTCCGCATAGGTCGGCAACCGCAGCTGGCGGCCGGTGGCGGCCGAGAGCCAGGCGGCATAGGCGGAGGCGTCGCTCCAGCTGATCCCGGCGGCCGGCATGTCCGGCGCCGTGGCGCCGCGCTGCGCGGGGTCGGGCGTCCTGCAGCCGCCGGCGCGCACGCAGGCCGCGTACTCGGCCTGGCTGACCTGGCGCGTCATGATGGCAAGGCCGTTCGGAAAGCGCGCCGTCAGCGGCGCGGGCGTCACCGGATAGCCCTTGCGCAGCGCCTCGCCGGGCGGCGTGTACGAGACCTCGCCCGGCGGCAGCCGGCTCATCGGGGGCAGGGGGGCGCGGGACCGGTCGCCGCCGCAGGCGGACAGCGACAACAGCAAGGCCAGGACCAGCGGGCGGGCATGCATGCGTAAGCTCCTCGACGCCCGGAGCCGGCAGGCTCCGGCGCATGCGGATATTGGACCCGGGGCCGGGACCGGCCTCTTTGCGCTGGCGCAAGTTGGCGCGCGCAGGGCAGCGCCCGCGCCGGAAACGCAAAGGCCCCGCCGGGCACCATGTCCTCGGCGGGGCCGGCGGCTTGCGTGTCGCCGACGGTTCCGGCGTCAGCCGCGAGCCGGACGGGTTTGCAGGCCGGGCTTGGGCGCGGCCGGCTTGCCGCTGGCCAAGCCCAGGATCACCTGCGCCACCAGCGCCAGCGCGCCCAGCAGGAACACCACGTCGCCGAAGGTGCGGCCCCAGCGCAGGGCTTTCAGGATGTCCTGCTGCATGAAGGCTTCGCTGCGCGCGTACCACATGCCTTCGCTGACGCTGGCGTGGAACTGGATCAGTCCGGCCGGCAGCAGGCTGGTGAAGATCATCAGCGCCAGGCCGATGTTCAGGCCCCAGAAGCCCAGCTTCATCAGGCCGGGATTCAGCGCGTATTGCGGTCGGATGTAGCGCAGCACCAGCAGCGTGAAGCCCAGCGCCAGGAAACCGTACACGCCGAACAGGGCCGCGTGCGCGTGGACCGGCGTGGTGTTCAGGCCCTGGATGTAGTACAGCGAGATCGGCGGGTTGATCATGAAGCCGAACACGCCCGCGCCCAGCATGTTCCAGAAGGCCACCGCCACGAAGCACATCAGCGGCCACTTCAGGTCGGCCATCCAGGGCGCGCGGGTCTTCAGGCGCCAGTTCTCCCAGGCCTCGTGGCCCAGCACGATCAGCGGCACCACTTCCAGCGCCGAGAAGCTGGCGCCGATGGCCATGACCGGCGTGGTGGTGCCGGCGAAGTACAGGTGGTGGAAGGTGCCGGGGATGCCGCCCAGCATGAACAGCGAGGCCGAGGCCAGGCTGGCCGTGGTGGCCATGCGCCGCGACACCAGTCCCAGCGTCGAGAAGATGAAGGCCAGCGCGGTGGTGGCGAAGACCTCGAAGAAGCCCTCCACCCACAGGTGCACGATCCACCAGCGCCAGTACTCCATCACGGTCAGGTGGGTGCGTTCGCCGTAGAAGAAGCCGGCGCCGTAGAACAGGCCGATGGCGCCGACCGAGGCGGTCAGGAGCGCCAGCAGGTTCTTGTCGCCGCCGGGCTGGCGCAGCGCGGGCACGATGCCGCGCAGCATCAGCACCAGCCAGAAGCAGATGCCGGTGAACTTGCCGATCTGCCACAGCCGGCCCAGGTCCACGTATTCATAGCCCTGGTGGCCCAGCCAGAAATTCAGCTCGGGCGGCATGATCTGCGCGATCGCCAGATAGTTGCCGGTGAACGAGCCGACCACCACGACCACCAGCGCCCAGAACAGGATGTCCACCCCGATCTTCTGGAACTTGGGATCGCGCCCGCCGTTGATCAGCGGCGCCAGGAACAGGCCGGCGGCCAGGAAGCCCGTGGCGATCCAGAACAGCGCGCTCTGGATGTGCCAGGTGCGCACCAGCGAATACGGGAACCACTGCGACAGGTCCAGGCCGTAGAACTTCTGGCCCTCCACCGTGTAGTGCGCGGTGAAGGCGCCCAGCAGCACCTGCAGGCCGAACAGCGCCACCACCAGGAACAGGTACTTGCCCAGTGCGCGCTGCGACGGGGTCAGCGCGAAGGTGCTCAGCGGATCCTGCCTGGGCGCCTCGGGCTCGTCTTCCTCCTTGCCGCGCAGGAAGGCCCAGGCCCAGATGAGCAGGCCGATGCCGGCCAGTAGCACCACCACGCTGATGATGGACCACATCACGTTCTCGCTGCTGGGCACGTTGCCGATCAGCGGCTCGTGCGGCCAGTTGTTGGTGTAGGTGACCTTGGCGCCCTCGCGCTCGGTGGCGGCGGCCCAGGCGGTCCAGAAGAAGAAGCGCGTGAGCTGCTCGCGCCGGCCGGCGTCGGGCAGGGTGTTCTCCTTCATCGCGAAATGCTCGCGGCTGGTGTGCAGCGCCGGCGCATCGGAAAACAGCTGGTCATAGTAAGCGGCGGTCTGGGCGATGGCCCGCGCGCGGCGCGCGCTGACCGTCAGCACCTCGTCCGCGTTGACGCGGTTGCCACGGTACTCGGCCTTGAGGGTTTCGCGCAGCGCCGCCTGGGCCGGCGCGGGCAGTTCGGCGTAGGGCTGGCCGTGCGCCTCGCGCGCCGCCAGGTCCAGCCAGGCGCCCAGCTCGCGGTGCAGCCAGTCGGCCGTCCAGTCCGGCGCCTGGTAGGCGCCGTGGCCCCAGACCGAGCCCAGCTGCATGCCGCCCACCGACTGCCAGGCGGTCTGCCCGTCCAGGATGTCGTCGCGGCCGAACAGGCGTTGCCCGTCGGCCGCGACCACGGCCTGCGGGATGGGCGGCGCCTGTCGGTAGACTTCGCCGCCGTAGAAGCCGAGCAGCGAGAAAGTGACCGCCAGCACGGCGATCAGCGTGAACCATAGTTTTCGGTATGGGCCCATTTCGGGTACACCCTCCAGATGTTGCAGTTGATGGGTGCAGGGACAGACGCGAATTCCGTGCCAGAAAAAAGACGCGGAAAATCAGGGGCTTGTGGAGGAAAGGGTGATTCGTACCCTGGTCGACATAGGTTCGGATTACCCTGGAACGGTGTTTTTCACCACCAGGAGGATGTTCGCGCCGTTTCGGAGGTGCAGGATGGCGACTGGTGCAAAATACGGCTTTTCCCTGACAGTGACAGCGGCCCTCGCGGGGGCCGCGCAGAGGACACCATGGCATTCGATTTCGACCTGTTTGTGATTGGCGCCGGTTCCGGCGGCGTGCGCGCGGCCCGTTTCGCGGCCGGCTTCGGCGCGCGCGTGGCGGTGGCGGAAAGCCGCTACCTGGGCGGCACCTGCGTCAACGTGGGCTGCGTGCCCAAGAAGCTGCTGGTCTACGGCGCCCACTACAGCGAAGACTTCGAGCAGGCCAGCGGCTTTGGCTGGACCACGGGCGAGCCGTCCTTCGACTGGCCCGCGCTGATCGCCAACAAGAACCGCGAGATCGAGCGCCTGAACGGCATCTATCGCAACCTGCTGGTCAACAGCGGCGTGACGTTGCTGGAGGGCCATGCGCGCATCACGGATCCGCACACCGTCGAGATCAACGGCCAGACGCACACGGCCGAGCACATCCTGGTGGCGACCGGCGGCTGGCCGCAGGTGCCGGACATCCCCGGCAAGGAACACGCCATTACGTCCAACGAGGCTTTTTTCCTGGAAGCGCTGCCGCGCCGCGTGCTGGTGGTGGGCGGCGGCTACATCGCCGTGGAATTCGCCTCCATCTTCAACGGCATGGGCGCGCGGACCACGCAGATCTATCGCGGCCCCATGTTCCTGCGCGGCTTCGACCAGGGCGTGCGCGAGCACCTGCGCGACGAGCTGACCAAGAAGGGCATCGACCTGCGCTTCAACGCCAATGTCGCCCGCATCGACAAGCGCGCCGACGGCACGCTGGCCGCCACGCTGGAAGACGGCTCGGTGGTCGAGACCGACTGCGTGTTCTTCGCCACCGGCCGGCGCGCCATGCTGGACAAGCTGGGCCTGGAGAACACGGCGGTCAAGATCGGCAAGAACGGCTTCATCGAAGTGGACGACGAATTCCGCACGGCCGAGCCGTCCATCCTGGCCATCGGCGACGTGATCGGCCGCGTGCCGCTCACGCCGGTGGCGCTGGCCGAGGGCATGGCCGTGGCGCGCCGCCTGTTCCGTCCCGCCGAGTACCGCAAGGTCGACTATGCGCTGATCCCGACGGCGGTGTTCAGCCTGCCCAACATCGGCACGGTCGGCCTGACCACCGAGCAGGCGCGCGAGGCCGGCCACGAGGTCAAGCTGTATGAAAGCCGCTTCCGGCCGATGAAGCTGACGTTGACCGAGTCGCAGGAAAAGACGCTGATGAAGCTGGTGGTGGACGCGAAGACGGATCGCGTGCTGGGCGTGCACATGGTCGGGCCCGATGCCGGCGAGATCGTGCAGGGCATGGCCGTGGCGCTCAAGGCCGGGGCGACCAAGCAGGTGTTCGACGACACCATCGGCATCCATCCGACCGCTGCCGAGGAATTCGTGACGATGCGCACGGCGGTGGCGTAGCGGAATCGGGCCAGCCAACGGCGGGTGACAAGGCCGACGGGCTGGCCGCCAGGCGAGCCCGGGCACGCCAGAAAAAACGCCTGTTCCGATACAGATTTCCGATATCGTCGGCGCTTCCTGATCTCACGCGCCCGCCGCCATCCGCCATGCCCGATTCCTCCAACCTCCTGACCTTCGCCCTGGTGGCGCTGGGCATGGTGCTCACGCCCGGCCCCAACATGATCTATCTGGTGTCGCGCTCGATCTCCCAGGGCCCCAAGGCCGGGTTGATCTCCCTGGCGGGCGTGGCCGTGGGCTTCATCTTTTACGTGGGCTGCGCGGCCTTCGGCATCACGGCGTTGCTGATGGCGGTGCCTTATGCCTACGACGCGCTGCGCTACGCCGGCGCGCTGTATCTGCTCTACATGGCCTGGCAGGCCGTCAGGCCTGGCGGCCGTTCGCCGTTCCAGGTGCGCGAGCTGCCGCGCAGCTCGCCGCGCACGTTGTTCACCATGGGGCTGGTGACCAATCTGCTCAACCCCAAGATCGCCGTCATGTACGTGTCGCTGCTGCCGCAGTTCATCCAGCCCGATCACGGCAGCGTGCTGACGCAGTCGCTGGCGTTGGGCATGACCCAGGTCGCGGTCAGCCTGTCGGTGAACGCGCTGATCGCGCTGATGGCGGGCTCCATCGCCGGCTTTCTCGCCGGCCGGCCGCTGTGGATGGTGGCGCAGCGCTGGCTGATGGGCACCGTGCTGGCCGGCCTGGCCGTGCGGATGGCGCTGGAGTCGCGGCGCTGATCCATGTCGCGGCGCGCGCCCGGCGCGCTCGCGGTGCGTGTGTCAGTGGTGATGAAATCTCACCAATGATTCGCAAAAAATGTCGACCCGGACGTGGGCGGCCGTTGCTACGATCGTCCCATTGCAGGCGCGTCCCGCGCCTGCGACCACGTCAGATCGAGGCGGCATTCCCCATGAGGCATCCCTCAGGCCCTAATTCAACATCACCCGGTCCGCGCCAGGTTGAGCTGGTGCTGCTGCGTCACGGTGAAACCGAATGGAGCCGCCTTGGCCGCTATGCCGGTCTGACCGACCTGGCCCTGACCGCCGACGGCCAGGCATCCGCCCGCGCGTTGGGACCCCGGCTGGCACAGGGCAACTACGACCGCATCGTGTCCAGCCCCTTGCAGCGCGCCCGCAGCACGGCCGAGCTGCTGGCCCTGGGCGAGGTGACGCTGGACCTGCGGCTGGTCGAGCGCGACTACGGCGACTACGAAGGCAAGACCACCGCCGAGATCCGCGCCGACGCGCCGCACTGGCATGTCTGGACCGATCCCGTGCCCAATGGCGAGACGCTGGCCGCCATGACCCACCGGGTCGACAGCTTCATCCGCGACGTGCGCCAGTCGGCGGACCGCCGGGTGCTGGCCGTGGCGCACGCCCATCTGATCCGGTTGGTGGCCGCGCGCTGGCTGGGACTGGAGCCGGCGCAGGCGGCCCTGTTCCGGCTGGGCACGCTGGGCATCGCGCATCTGGGTTGGGAACGCGAGCGTCCCGTCATGCTGAGCTGGAACACATGAGCGCCGTCGGCTACGCGCTGCTGTGGGACTTCGACGGCACGCTGGTCGATTCCGGCGAGTTGTGGCGGCGCAGCGAGTACACCTTCCTCAATGCCCGCAAGCTGCCCTGGAACGATGCGGCCAGCAGGCGGCTGTTGGGCGGCAACCTGGAGCTGGCGGCCCATGTGATGGCCGAGGTGACTGGCGTCCGGTTCTCGGTCGATGAGTTGCGGCGCGGCCTGGGCGACGCCGTGCGCGATGCGCTGTCGCGGCATGTGCCGTGGATGCCCGGCGTGCGCGGCCTGTTGCGCGAGCAGCATCAGCGCGGCTTGCGGTCGGCCCTGGTGACATCGTCCTACGCGGCCATCGTGCGCACGGCGCTGGAGCAGCTGGCGTATGCGCCGTTCCAGTCCTGGGTCACGCGCGAAGACGTGGAGCGGCCCAAGCCAGATCCGCAGCCCTACCGGCTGGCGCTGGAGCGGCTGGATATCGCCGCCGACGCGGCGCTGGCCATCGAGGATTCGCCCGCCGGCGTGGCTTCTGCGCTGGCGGCGGGCTGCCATGTTCTGGCGGTCGGGCCGGATCTGCGCGAACTGGCTCAGGGTCATGAGCGCGGCGGCGCGCTGGCGCATGTCGACAGCCTGGCCGGTCTGACGCTGGACGCCGTGCTGGCGCGCTTTCCGCGCATAACGGCGCGCGCCCGCTCTTTCGCCATCTTGGCGCCTCGCTACGCCCTGGCGTCCTTGCCGCCCGGCCGCTGGCGCGGCGCGTCCTGCTTCAGCCGTGTTTCCCGCGCCAGCCTGGCCAGGCGCTTGACCAGCGCCGGAAAGCGCTCGGCGCCGGTGTTGCCGTAACCGATCACCAGTCCGTTGTCCTCGGGCAGCGGCGAGACGGCGAAGGACGACAGCGCGTTGGGGCTCATGCCCGCGGCGCGCGCCTGTTCCGCGATCCGCGTATCCGGAAAGCAGGGCGGCAGGCGCACCGTCAGGTGCAGGCCGCTGTGGCCGCCCAGCACGTCATGTTCCACGTCCATGTGCGCCGCGAGCGCGTCGCGCAGCGCCGCCTGCCGTTCGCGGTACAGGCGCCGCATGCGTCCCAGGTGGCGCGAGAACTGGCCGTTCTCGATGAAGGCCGCCATGGTCAGCTGCTCCAGCCGGTGGCCGCCGCGCAGCATTTCGATGATGGACGGCGTGGCGCTGGCCGCCAGCGCCGGCGGCAGCACCAGGAAGCCCAGCCGCAGGGCCGGGAACATGGTCTTGCTGAAGGTGCCCACGTACAGCACCGGGGCGTCCGGCAGCAGCCCCTGCATGGCGGCGATGGGCTCGCCCAGGTGGCGGAATTCGCTGTCGTAGTCGTCCTCGATGATCCAGGCGCCGACGCGGCGCGCCCGTTCCAGCAGGTCCAGCCGGCGCGCCACCGACAGCACCGCGCCGGTCGGATACTGGTGCGTGGGCGTGGCCTGGATCAGGCGCGGCGGCTTGCGCCAGGCATCCTCGGGGATGGCCAGGCCGTCGGCGTCCACGCGCATCGGCACCACGTCCAGGTCGCCGGCATGGAAGGCGGACTTGGCGCCTCGGTAGCCGGGTTCCTCCAGCCAGGCGGTGTCGCCGGGATTGGTCAGCAGCTGCACGCACAGCGCCAGCGCGCCCTGGGCGCCCTCGGTGATGACCACATGCGAGGCATCGCAGCGCACCCCGCGCGAGACGCGCAGGTATTGGGCGATGGCGGCGCGCAGCGCCGGCTCGCCCATCGGATGGCCGTAGCCCAGCGTGGCGGACGGCGTGGCCTGCAGCGCACGGTCCTGCGCGCGGCGCCAGGCGTTGACGGGGAACTGGTTCAGCGCCGGCGTGCCCGGCGTCAGCGGCAGGGCGCCGTTGTTGGGCACGCGGGTGGAGGCGATGCGGCCCAGCCGCGCGGCGGTGAAGGGCGCCGGTTGCGGCGGTTCGGCCTGGCGGGCGGCGCTGGTCGCGGCGGCCGACAGGGGCGCCACGCGCGTGCCCTGGCGGTCGGCCACCACATAGCCTTCGGCCGTGAGCTGCTCGTAGGCGATCAGCACCGTGTTGCGCGAGATATCCAGCTCGTCGGCCAGCGTGCGCGAGGACGGCAGCTTGCCGCCGGCCGGCAGCTGGCCCGCCAGGATGGCCTGCTTGAGCCGCTGGATCAGCTGGCGCTGGCGCGGCGCGGCGCCATGGCCGCGCGCCAGCGGGCTGGAAAGCAGGGCGTGGGGTAGATTCATGGCTCTATCGAATTCAATGATCGTGGCGCTTTTTATGATGCCACGATTCCTTTATCTTGCGCATATGCCGAACGCGTCCGCCACCGACGGCGGCGCGGGCCAAACCGGAAGAGGCGCCACGCGATGCAAGCCCGAGTCAATGCTTTCCAACAACCCATCGGCCCCGACGTGGCCGGCTGGACGGCGCGTCCGCGCCCGCCGCTGGCGCCGGCCGAGGGCTGCTACTGCCGGCTGGAGCCGCTGTCGGCGGCGCGCCACGCCGCCGAGCTGTACCAGGCCTTCAGCCAGGCGCCGGACGGCCGCGACTGGACCTACATGTCGGTCGGCCCCTTTGCCAGCGAGGCCGAGTACCGCGCCTTCGCCGAGGGCGCCGAGGCGGGGCAGGACCCCTTGCACCACGCCGTCATCGACCTGGCCAGCGGCAGGGCCGTGGGCACGCTGTCGCTGATGCGCATCGATCCGGCCAATGGCGTGATCGAGGTGGGCTTCGTCAGCTTCTCGCCGCTGCTCAAGCGCACGCGCATCGCCACCGAGGCGCAGTTCCTCTTGATGCGGCGCGTGTTCGACGAGTTGGGCTACAGGCGCTATGAATGGAAGTGCGACAGCCTGAACGCGCCGTCGCGCAGCGCCGCCGCGCGGCTGGGCTTCGAGTTCGAGGGCGTGTTCCGCCAGGCCGTGGTCTACAAGGGCCGCAGCCGCGACACGGCCTGGTTCTCCATCATCGACAGCGAATGGCCGGCGCTGCGCGCAGCCTACGAGCGCTGGCTGAGCCCGGATAACTTCGACGCTGAGGGAGGGCAGCGCGTCGGCCTGGCCGAGCTGATCGCGCGGGAGCGCGCCGCTTGCGCCTGATCCCTGTTGCGCTGGCCCTGTTCTGGGGGTTGAACTGGCCGGCGGTGAAGATAAGCCTGTCGCTGCTGCCGCCGTTCACGCTGCGGCTGCTGGGCCTGGGCAGCGGCGCGCTGCTGCTGTTCCTGCTGGCGCGGCTGCGGCGCGCCGACATCCTGCCCGCGCGCGCCGCCTGGCCCGGCATCGTGGCCGGCGGCCTGTTGTCGATCGCGGTCTTCAACCTGGCCGTGGCCTGGGCCCAGCTCAGCACCAGCACCGCCCGCGCGGCGGTGCTGACTTTCACCATGCCGATGATGTCGGCGTTGCTGGCCCGCTTCGTGCTGGGCGAGCGGCTGGATGGCCGCCGCGCGCTGGCGCTGCTCCTGGGTGGGCTG
The Achromobacter sp. AONIH1 DNA segment above includes these coding regions:
- a CDS encoding LysE family translocator; translation: MPDSSNLLTFALVALGMVLTPGPNMIYLVSRSISQGPKAGLISLAGVAVGFIFYVGCAAFGITALLMAVPYAYDALRYAGALYLLYMAWQAVRPGGRSPFQVRELPRSSPRTLFTMGLVTNLLNPKIAVMYVSLLPQFIQPDHGSVLTQSLALGMTQVAVSLSVNALIALMAGSIAGFLAGRPLWMVAQRWLMGTVLAGLAVRMALESRR
- a CDS encoding GNAT family N-acetyltransferase; the encoded protein is MQARVNAFQQPIGPDVAGWTARPRPPLAPAEGCYCRLEPLSAARHAAELYQAFSQAPDGRDWTYMSVGPFASEAEYRAFAEGAEAGQDPLHHAVIDLASGRAVGTLSLMRIDPANGVIEVGFVSFSPLLKRTRIATEAQFLLMRRVFDELGYRRYEWKCDSLNAPSRSAAARLGFEFEGVFRQAVVYKGRSRDTAWFSIIDSEWPALRAAYERWLSPDNFDAEGGQRVGLAELIARERAACA
- a CDS encoding nitric-oxide reductase large subunit, translating into MGPYRKLWFTLIAVLAVTFSLLGFYGGEVYRQAPPIPQAVVAADGQRLFGRDDILDGQTAWQSVGGMQLGSVWGHGAYQAPDWTADWLHRELGAWLDLAAREAHGQPYAELPAPAQAALRETLKAEYRGNRVNADEVLTVSARRARAIAQTAAYYDQLFSDAPALHTSREHFAMKENTLPDAGRREQLTRFFFWTAWAAATEREGAKVTYTNNWPHEPLIGNVPSSENVMWSIISVVVLLAGIGLLIWAWAFLRGKEEDEPEAPRQDPLSTFALTPSQRALGKYLFLVVALFGLQVLLGAFTAHYTVEGQKFYGLDLSQWFPYSLVRTWHIQSALFWIATGFLAAGLFLAPLINGGRDPKFQKIGVDILFWALVVVVVGSFTGNYLAIAQIMPPELNFWLGHQGYEYVDLGRLWQIGKFTGICFWLVLMLRGIVPALRQPGGDKNLLALLTASVGAIGLFYGAGFFYGERTHLTVMEYWRWWIVHLWVEGFFEVFATTALAFIFSTLGLVSRRMATTASLASASLFMLGGIPGTFHHLYFAGTTTPVMAIGASFSALEVVPLIVLGHEAWENWRLKTRAPWMADLKWPLMCFVAVAFWNMLGAGVFGFMINPPISLYYIQGLNTTPVHAHAALFGVYGFLALGFTLLVLRYIRPQYALNPGLMKLGFWGLNIGLALMIFTSLLPAGLIQFHASVSEGMWYARSEAFMQQDILKALRWGRTFGDVVFLLGALALVAQVILGLASGKPAAPKPGLQTRPARG
- the gorA gene encoding glutathione-disulfide reductase, which codes for MAFDFDLFVIGAGSGGVRAARFAAGFGARVAVAESRYLGGTCVNVGCVPKKLLVYGAHYSEDFEQASGFGWTTGEPSFDWPALIANKNREIERLNGIYRNLLVNSGVTLLEGHARITDPHTVEINGQTHTAEHILVATGGWPQVPDIPGKEHAITSNEAFFLEALPRRVLVVGGGYIAVEFASIFNGMGARTTQIYRGPMFLRGFDQGVREHLRDELTKKGIDLRFNANVARIDKRADGTLAATLEDGSVVETDCVFFATGRRAMLDKLGLENTAVKIGKNGFIEVDDEFRTAEPSILAIGDVIGRVPLTPVALAEGMAVARRLFRPAEYRKVDYALIPTAVFSLPNIGTVGLTTEQAREAGHEVKLYESRFRPMKLTLTESQEKTLMKLVVDAKTDRVLGVHMVGPDAGEIVQGMAVALKAGATKQVFDDTIGIHPTAAEEFVTMRTAVA
- a CDS encoding PLP-dependent aminotransferase family protein, which encodes MNLPHALLSSPLARGHGAAPRQRQLIQRLKQAILAGQLPAGGKLPSSRTLADELDISRNTVLIAYEQLTAEGYVVADRQGTRVAPLSAAATSAARQAEPPQPAPFTAARLGRIASTRVPNNGALPLTPGTPALNQFPVNAWRRAQDRALQATPSATLGYGHPMGEPALRAAIAQYLRVSRGVRCDASHVVITEGAQGALALCVQLLTNPGDTAWLEEPGYRGAKSAFHAGDLDVVPMRVDADGLAIPEDAWRKPPRLIQATPTHQYPTGAVLSVARRLDLLERARRVGAWIIEDDYDSEFRHLGEPIAAMQGLLPDAPVLYVGTFSKTMFPALRLGFLVLPPALAASATPSIIEMLRGGHRLEQLTMAAFIENGQFSRHLGRMRRLYRERQAALRDALAAHMDVEHDVLGGHSGLHLTVRLPPCFPDTRIAEQARAAGMSPNALSSFAVSPLPEDNGLVIGYGNTGAERFPALVKRLARLARETRLKQDAPRQRPGGKDARA
- a CDS encoding SUMF1/EgtB/PvdO family nonheme iron enzyme, with product MHARPLVLALLLSLSACGGDRSRAPLPPMSRLPPGEVSYTPPGEALRKGYPVTPAPLTARFPNGLAIMTRQVSQAEYAACVRAGGCRTPDPAQRGATAPDMPAAGISWSDASAYAAWLSAATGRQLRLPTYAEWVYAAGPAFIDDALAPSADDGDPAQRWLAEYDQQARRAQAGESVELRPFGGHGANPAGLQDMAGSVWDWTSDCHTRRVLDAAPGEAGQEAGNCGIRVAAGRHIAYLPDFIRDPKSGACSVGLPPANLGLRLVLAD
- a CDS encoding histidine phosphatase family protein, with the protein product MRHPSGPNSTSPGPRQVELVLLRHGETEWSRLGRYAGLTDLALTADGQASARALGPRLAQGNYDRIVSSPLQRARSTAELLALGEVTLDLRLVERDYGDYEGKTTAEIRADAPHWHVWTDPVPNGETLAAMTHRVDSFIRDVRQSADRRVLAVAHAHLIRLVAARWLGLEPAQAALFRLGTLGIAHLGWERERPVMLSWNT